From Pleurocapsa minor HA4230-MV1, a single genomic window includes:
- the bchH gene encoding magnesium chelatase subunit H — translation MKRIVLIAGFESFNANLYRQAGSMAAARCGELEVIVFSDRDITTSPDKVETALQSADVFFGSLIFDYDQVIWLRERVQDIPIRLVFESALELMSLTQLGKFAIGDQPKGMPKPVKFILSKFGNGKEEDKLAGYISFLKTGPKLLKYIPGKKAQDLRNWLIIYGYWNAGGTENVASMCWTLAEKYLGLTVGDIPQPIETPNMGLLHPEYQGYFTSPKDYLEWYQNHVALKDTASHRGIRESPLHRDRPKPVIGILLYRKHVITHQPYIPQLIKHFESQGLIPLPIFINGVEGHVAVRDWMTTTYEQEQRQQGNKEILSLKDDAVKVDAIVSTIGFPLVGGPAGSMEAGRQVEVAKRILTAKNIPYIVAAPLLIQDIHSWTRQGIGGLQSVVLYSLPELDGAIDTVPLGGLVGEDIYLVPERLHRLTGRLKNWISLRHTPTLERKIAIILYNFPPGYGATGTAALLNVPKSLLNFLQALKAQGYDVGELPQDGEEIIKQVKEADESTTPVNQVNVRTLEKWLGYLQTHRVEKQWQSLTGTGLKTYGDEFQLGGIQLGNVWIGVQPPLGIAGDPMRLMFEKDLTPHPQYTAFYKWLQNEYQADAVVHFGMHGTVEWLPGSPLGNTGYSWSDILLGDIPNLYIYAANNPSESILAKRRGYGVLVSHNVPPYGRAGLYKELIALRELIGEYREDTEKNYALKDIICQKIVDSGLAKDCKFNEGSKHGIDFTVENAKLFSKNVINQYFVQVYEYLQVLEQRLFSSGLHVLGEKPSEEGLKSYLEAYFDGDLSEGEIKDIVSRQDAKTFIPLSLGQRVLENDLVLSHKLQEGEKIRDLLAQNTDEITNLLRGLNGEYIPPAPGGDLLRDGSGVLPTGRNIHALDPYRMPSPAAYERGKEIAKKIIQQNLEEKGTYPETVAVMLWGLDAIKTKGESLGILLELVGAEPVKEGTGRIVRYELKPVAEVGHPRIDVLANLSGIFRDTFVNIIELLDDLFRRAAEATETEDDNYIRKHCLILEAQGIVNASARMFSNPAGDFGSLVNDQVVDSNWESSDELADTWKNRNVFSYGRKDKGQARPEVLTQLLETSSQIIQEIDSVEYGLTDIQEYYGNTGGLKLAAEKQSGKEVEASFVESFSKDTNPRKLKDLLRMEYRTKLLNPKWAEAMADQGSGGAYEISQRMTALIGWSGTANFKDDWVYDQAADTYMLDAEMAKKLREANPEAFRNIVARAIEAQGRGLWNADEDKLEKLRELYESTEDELEGVTV, via the coding sequence ATGAAAAGGATTGTCTTAATCGCAGGATTTGAATCTTTTAATGCCAACTTGTATCGCCAGGCTGGTTCAATGGCTGCTGCCAGGTGTGGGGAATTAGAAGTTATTGTTTTTAGCGATCGCGACATCACGACATCTCCTGATAAAGTAGAAACTGCGCTACAATCTGCTGATGTTTTCTTTGGTAGCCTGATCTTTGATTACGATCAAGTTATCTGGCTGAGGGAAAGGGTGCAAGATATTCCCATCAGACTAGTATTTGAGTCAGCTTTAGAGTTAATGAGTCTGACGCAGTTGGGTAAGTTTGCCATTGGAGATCAACCCAAGGGAATGCCCAAGCCTGTTAAATTTATCCTCAGTAAGTTTGGTAACGGTAAGGAAGAAGATAAGCTGGCTGGTTATATTAGTTTCTTAAAAACAGGCCCTAAATTACTCAAATATATTCCAGGCAAGAAAGCCCAGGATCTGCGGAACTGGTTGATTATTTATGGTTACTGGAATGCAGGGGGAACAGAGAATGTTGCCTCAATGTGTTGGACGTTAGCCGAAAAATATCTTGGTTTAACCGTCGGTGATATTCCCCAACCAATCGAAACCCCCAACATGGGTTTATTGCATCCCGAATATCAGGGTTATTTTACGTCGCCGAAAGATTATCTGGAATGGTATCAAAACCACGTAGCCCTAAAAGATACTGCTTCGCATAGGGGGATTCGCGAATCGCCCTTACATCGTGACAGGCCCAAACCCGTAATTGGAATATTGTTATATCGCAAGCACGTTATTACCCATCAACCCTATATTCCCCAGTTAATTAAACACTTTGAATCCCAGGGATTAATTCCCTTACCTATCTTTATCAATGGTGTAGAAGGTCATGTGGCGGTTAGAGACTGGATGACGACGACCTATGAACAGGAACAAAGACAGCAGGGTAATAAAGAAATACTCTCTTTAAAAGACGATGCAGTTAAGGTGGATGCGATTGTATCTACCATTGGCTTTCCTCTAGTAGGTGGCCCAGCAGGTTCAATGGAAGCAGGCAGACAGGTAGAAGTCGCTAAACGAATCCTCACTGCTAAGAACATACCTTATATAGTTGCTGCACCTTTATTAATTCAAGATATCCATTCCTGGACAAGACAAGGAATAGGGGGTTTACAGAGTGTGGTGTTATATTCCCTGCCCGAATTAGATGGGGCGATCGATACTGTGCCGTTAGGTGGTTTAGTAGGAGAAGATATTTATCTTGTACCTGAAAGACTGCATCGTCTGACGGGTAGACTCAAAAATTGGATTAGCTTACGGCATACTCCCACACTAGAAAGAAAGATTGCAATTATTTTATATAATTTCCCGCCTGGTTATGGTGCAACGGGGACAGCAGCATTACTAAATGTCCCTAAGAGTTTACTCAACTTCCTTCAAGCTTTAAAAGCCCAAGGTTATGACGTAGGAGAATTACCCCAAGACGGAGAAGAAATAATCAAACAGGTCAAAGAAGCCGACGAATCTACTACTCCAGTTAATCAGGTAAATGTTCGTACTCTAGAAAAATGGTTAGGTTATCTACAAACCCATAGAGTAGAGAAACAATGGCAGTCTCTTACAGGTACAGGACTTAAAACCTACGGCGACGAATTTCAACTTGGCGGTATTCAATTAGGCAATGTTTGGATAGGAGTGCAGCCACCTTTAGGTATTGCTGGAGATCCAATGCGGTTGATGTTTGAAAAAGATTTAACTCCCCATCCTCAATACACCGCTTTTTATAAATGGTTGCAAAACGAATATCAAGCTGATGCGGTGGTTCACTTTGGAATGCACGGCACAGTCGAATGGCTTCCTGGTTCACCTTTGGGCAATACGGGTTATTCTTGGTCAGATATTTTATTAGGAGATATTCCCAACCTGTATATCTATGCAGCTAATAATCCTTCTGAATCAATTTTGGCAAAACGTCGGGGTTATGGAGTTTTAGTATCTCATAATGTTCCGCCCTATGGTCGGGCAGGCTTGTATAAGGAATTGATTGCGTTACGGGAATTAATTGGTGAATATCGCGAAGATACGGAAAAGAATTATGCTCTTAAAGATATTATTTGTCAGAAAATTGTCGATTCAGGTTTAGCGAAAGATTGTAAGTTCAACGAGGGATCAAAGCATGGAATTGATTTTACGGTTGAGAATGCCAAGCTATTTAGTAAAAATGTCATCAATCAATATTTTGTCCAGGTATATGAATATTTGCAGGTATTGGAACAAAGATTATTCTCTTCTGGGTTGCACGTTTTAGGGGAAAAGCCTAGTGAAGAAGGTTTGAAGTCTTATTTGGAAGCGTATTTTGATGGGGATTTGTCGGAGGGTGAGATTAAAGATATTGTCTCGCGCCAAGACGCCAAGACGTTTATCCCGCTTAGTTTGGGGCAAAGGGTTTTAGAGAATGATTTGGTTTTATCTCATAAGTTACAAGAGGGAGAGAAGATTAGGGATTTGTTGGCGCAAAATACCGATGAGATAACGAATCTATTGCGAGGTTTAAATGGTGAATATATACCCCCTGCACCTGGTGGGGATTTGTTGCGAGATGGTAGTGGGGTATTGCCCACTGGGAGAAATATTCACGCTTTAGATCCTTATCGGATGCCTTCCCCTGCTGCTTATGAAAGAGGTAAAGAGATTGCTAAGAAAATTATTCAGCAGAATTTGGAGGAGAAAGGAACTTATCCTGAAACTGTGGCAGTAATGTTATGGGGTTTGGATGCAATTAAAACTAAAGGGGAATCTTTAGGTATTTTACTAGAACTAGTTGGTGCTGAACCTGTTAAGGAAGGTACGGGTAGAATTGTGCGTTATGAGTTGAAACCAGTCGCTGAAGTCGGACATCCTCGCATTGATGTTTTAGCTAATCTATCTGGTATTTTTCGTGATACCTTTGTCAATATTATTGAGTTGCTAGACGATTTATTTCGACGAGCCGCAGAAGCCACAGAAACAGAAGATGATAACTATATTCGTAAGCACTGTTTAATATTAGAAGCTCAGGGTATAGTTAATGCCAGTGCGAGAATGTTTTCTAACCCTGCTGGCGATTTTGGATCTTTAGTAAACGATCAAGTGGTAGATAGTAACTGGGAATCTAGTGATGAACTTGCTGATACTTGGAAAAACCGCAACGTCTTTAGTTATGGGCGCAAGGATAAAGGACAAGCTAGACCAGAAGTACTTACACAACTATTAGAAACTAGCAGTCAGATAATTCAAGAAATCGACTCAGTAGAATATGGTTTAACGGACATCCAAGAATACTATGGCAACACTGGTGGTTTAAAACTGGCTGCGGAAAAGCAAAGTGGTAAGGAAGTAGAAGCCTCGTTTGTAGAAAGTTTCTCGAAGGATACTAACCCGCGCAAGTTAAAAGATTTACTCCGCATGGAATACCGCACTAAGCTACTGAATCCAAAATGGGCGGAAGCTATGGCAGATCAAGGTAGTGGTGGTGCGTATGAAATCTCGCAACGGATGACAGCTTTAATCGGTTGGAGTGGTACAGCTAACTTTAAGGATGACTGGGTATATGACCAAGCTGCCGATACTTATATGTTAGATGCCGAGATGGCAAAGAAACTAAGGGAAGCTAATCCTGAAGCCTTTCGTAATATTGTCGCACGAGCGATCGAAGCTCAAGGAAGGGGTTTATGGAATGCGGATGAAGATAAGTTAGAGAAGTTGAGAGAATTATACGAGTCTACTGAGGATGAGCTGGAAGGGGTAACAGTTTAA